From a single Candidatus Krumholzibacteriia bacterium genomic region:
- a CDS encoding DUF4301 family protein, whose amino-acid sequence MAYDLTDADLGQLEQRGISREEFERQLECFRRGFPPLEVVGPATPDHGIEVIDDDARRAELVARGREASSAGRLMKFVPASGAASRMFKALAGRLQDPRPLDPAALAEARGGSSDDALVARFFDRFDDFAFAAQVRDAVRAAGHEPEQVLDGDGDRRVVLRVLLEDLDFADRPKGLIPFHRTPDGVRTAFEEQLDETSQVVADRGGRGRVHFTVPPEFYDEIEQHCAAARTPHEVGFSVQSPSTDTVAVDLRDQPLRDDDGRLVFRPGGHGALIGNLDALHADVVLIKNIDNVVPRERRDAVVENQHLLAGVLLERQAGAHELWRKLHDGVEVLDEAMDFVQSWLHRTPPDPVLEGGPDSRRAWLFDVLARPLRVCGMVRNEGEPGGGPFRVRAADGGLSLQIVESSQVDHDDPEQEKHFRASTHFNPVDLACALRDPEGRPHDLSRFVDPETGFIAKKSKDGVDLKALERPGLWNGAMAHWNTVFVEVPLETFNPVKTVVDLLRPAHQPG is encoded by the coding sequence ATGGCCTACGACCTGACCGACGCCGACCTCGGACAGCTCGAGCAACGCGGGATCTCCCGCGAGGAGTTCGAACGCCAGCTGGAGTGCTTCCGGCGCGGGTTCCCGCCGCTCGAAGTGGTGGGACCGGCGACGCCGGACCATGGCATCGAGGTGATCGACGACGACGCCCGCCGCGCCGAACTCGTCGCCCGCGGCCGCGAGGCTTCGTCCGCCGGCCGGCTGATGAAGTTCGTGCCGGCCAGCGGGGCCGCCTCGCGCATGTTCAAGGCGCTGGCCGGTCGGCTGCAGGATCCGCGTCCGCTCGACCCGGCCGCGCTGGCCGAGGCCCGCGGCGGCAGCAGTGACGACGCGCTCGTGGCGCGTTTCTTCGACCGCTTCGACGACTTCGCCTTCGCCGCGCAGGTGCGCGACGCGGTGCGTGCCGCCGGTCACGAGCCCGAGCAGGTGCTCGACGGCGACGGCGATCGCCGCGTGGTCCTGCGCGTGCTGCTCGAGGACCTCGACTTCGCCGATCGGCCCAAGGGCCTGATCCCCTTCCATCGTACTCCCGACGGCGTACGCACGGCCTTCGAGGAGCAGCTCGACGAGACCTCGCAGGTCGTCGCCGATCGCGGCGGCCGGGGCCGCGTGCACTTCACCGTGCCCCCGGAGTTCTACGACGAGATCGAGCAGCACTGCGCCGCCGCGCGCACTCCGCACGAGGTCGGCTTCAGCGTGCAGTCGCCGTCGACGGACACCGTCGCGGTGGACCTGCGCGACCAGCCCCTGCGCGACGACGACGGCCGGCTGGTCTTCCGCCCCGGCGGCCACGGCGCGCTGATCGGCAATCTCGACGCCCTCCACGCCGACGTCGTGCTGATCAAGAACATCGACAACGTGGTCCCGCGGGAGCGCCGCGACGCCGTGGTCGAGAACCAGCACCTGCTCGCCGGCGTGTTGCTCGAGCGCCAGGCCGGCGCGCACGAGCTGTGGCGCAAGCTCCACGACGGGGTCGAGGTGCTCGACGAGGCCATGGACTTCGTCCAGAGCTGGTTGCACCGCACCCCGCCCGACCCGGTGCTCGAGGGTGGACCCGACTCGCGCCGGGCGTGGCTGTTCGACGTCCTGGCCAGGCCCCTGCGCGTGTGTGGGATGGTCCGCAACGAGGGCGAGCCCGGCGGCGGGCCCTTCCGCGTGCGCGCGGCCGACGGTGGCTTGAGCCTGCAGATCGTCGAGAGCAGCCAGGTCGACCACGACGATCCCGAGCAGGAGAAGCACTTCCGGGCCTCGACCCACTTCAACCCGGTGGACCTGGCCTGCGCCCTGCGCGATCCCGAGGGCCGGCCGCACGACCTGTCCCGCTTCGTCGACCCCGAGACCGGATTCATCGCAAAGAAGTCGAAAGATGGGGTCGACCTGAAGGCGCTGGAGCGCCCGGGCCTGTGGAACGGCGCCATGGCCCACTGGAACACCGTGTTCGTGGAGGTGCCGCTCGAGACCTTCAATCCGGTGAAGACGGTGGTCGACCTGCTGCGACCGGCCCACCAGCCGGGCTGA